One window of the Gordonia westfalica genome contains the following:
- a CDS encoding IS30 family transposase: MRSPGRPEPSRAVQRQFWGLIATGMSTAEASVAVGVSVPVGSRWFRHAGGMTPLSLDEPAGRYLSFAEREEIALLRAQQCGVREIARQIGRSPATISRELRRNSATRSGKREYRASVAQWKAEQAAKRPKTAKLVANVELREYVQERLAGTVRSPDGTIVAGPTPPPWKGLNKPHRADRRWSLAWSPEQISQRLRVDFPDDESMRISHEAIYQSLFIEGRGALKRELVACLRTGRALREPRARSRNKPQGHVTSDVVLSQRPPEAHDRAVPGHWEGDLIIGVGRSAIGTVVERRSRATILVHLPRLQGWGEQPPVKNGPALGGYGAIAMNAALTASIAALPQQLRKTLTWDRGKELSAHAQFAMDTGTQVFFADPHSPWQRPSNENTNGLLRQYFPKGTDLSRWSANDLEAIAYTLNNRPRKALGWKTPAEVFEGQLHSLQQPGVAWTD; this comes from the coding sequence ATGCGTTCGCCGGGCCGGCCCGAGCCGTCGCGGGCGGTGCAACGTCAGTTTTGGGGGTTGATCGCGACGGGGATGAGCACGGCGGAGGCGTCGGTGGCGGTCGGCGTGTCGGTGCCGGTGGGGTCGCGGTGGTTCCGCCACGCTGGCGGAATGACGCCACTGAGTCTGGACGAGCCGGCGGGTCGTTACCTGTCGTTCGCTGAACGGGAAGAGATCGCGCTGCTCCGCGCCCAACAGTGTGGTGTGAGAGAGATTGCTCGGCAGATCGGACGCAGTCCGGCAACGATTTCGCGTGAGTTGCGCCGCAACTCCGCTACCAGGAGTGGGAAACGTGAGTATCGAGCCTCGGTGGCGCAGTGGAAAGCTGAGCAGGCCGCCAAGCGCCCGAAAACAGCGAAACTCGTGGCCAACGTCGAGTTGCGGGAGTACGTGCAGGAGCGGTTGGCGGGCACTGTCCGTAGCCCCGACGGCACGATCGTCGCCGGCCCCACGCCGCCGCCGTGGAAGGGGCTCAACAAGCCGCACCGGGCCGACCGGCGGTGGTCTCTGGCATGGAGTCCGGAGCAGATCTCCCAGCGCCTGCGGGTCGATTTCCCCGATGATGAATCCATGCGCATCAGTCATGAGGCAATCTATCAATCCCTGTTCATCGAGGGCCGTGGCGCGCTCAAACGCGAGTTGGTGGCGTGCCTGCGGACCGGGCGGGCATTACGGGAGCCCCGTGCTCGCTCACGCAACAAGCCGCAGGGTCACGTCACCTCCGATGTCGTCCTCAGCCAGCGCCCGCCTGAGGCCCACGACCGTGCTGTCCCCGGCCACTGGGAGGGTGATCTCATCATCGGTGTGGGTCGGTCGGCTATCGGCACTGTTGTCGAACGGCGCAGTCGCGCAACGATTCTAGTCCATCTCCCACGCTTGCAAGGGTGGGGTGAGCAACCGCCGGTGAAGAACGGGCCGGCACTCGGTGGCTACGGCGCCATCGCGATGAACGCGGCACTGACGGCGTCGATAGCGGCGCTGCCGCAGCAGTTGCGCAAGACGTTAACGTGGGATCGCGGTAAGGAACTGTCCGCTCATGCCCAGTTCGCGATGGATACCGGAACGCAGGTGTTCTTCGCCGATCCGCATTCACCGTGGCAGCGACCGTCCAACGAGAACACTAATGGGCTGCTGCGCCAATATTTTCCGAAGGGAACTGACCTGTCACGGTGGTCTGCAAACGACCTCGAAGCCATCGCATACACCCTCAACAACCGTCCCCGAAAGGCCCTCGGCTGGAAGACCCCCGCCGAAGTCTTTGAAGGACAGTTACACTCACTACAACAACCCGGTGTTGCATGGACCGATTGA
- a CDS encoding oxygenase MpaB family protein → MSVNQGFDAGIREAEPMIVDDTPDTAGEIVRPRLGADSLVWKFYGDSRGILGFQRLAGTENCIEQLGQAVLDHSVIFSDFLGRAKRTGPPVMKTVYSTEPEKWGRTVRDFHKDIKGTISDGSRYHALNPELFYWAHATFVDQVLFITDTFIRRLSYAEKVQIFEESKVWYQLYGVSDRGQPETYEEFVAYWDDMLDRFIPHKTIVYATGYIRQGLPRPKKIPAPVWKVLSAPLNAFIRTVIVGTLPQQMRDVCGLEWNDKKEKNFQRFAAFMRAINPLFNKLPLKTLYVPWAYEAWQKVGVDPRPLHNKPAA, encoded by the coding sequence ATGTCAGTCAACCAGGGATTCGATGCCGGTATCCGCGAGGCGGAACCGATGATCGTCGACGACACCCCGGACACCGCCGGCGAGATCGTGCGTCCTCGACTCGGAGCCGACTCACTCGTGTGGAAGTTCTACGGCGATTCCCGGGGCATTCTCGGCTTCCAGCGTCTGGCCGGCACCGAGAACTGCATCGAGCAGCTCGGCCAGGCCGTCCTCGACCACTCGGTGATCTTCAGCGACTTCCTCGGCCGCGCCAAGCGCACGGGCCCGCCGGTGATGAAAACCGTCTACAGCACCGAACCGGAGAAGTGGGGCCGGACGGTGCGCGACTTCCACAAGGACATCAAGGGCACCATCAGCGACGGTTCGCGCTACCACGCGCTCAACCCGGAGCTGTTCTACTGGGCGCACGCGACGTTCGTCGATCAGGTCCTCTTCATCACCGACACCTTCATCCGCCGGTTGAGCTACGCCGAGAAGGTGCAGATCTTCGAGGAGAGCAAGGTCTGGTACCAGCTCTACGGTGTCAGCGACCGCGGGCAGCCGGAGACCTATGAGGAGTTCGTCGCCTACTGGGACGACATGCTGGACCGATTCATCCCCCACAAGACGATCGTCTACGCGACCGGCTACATCCGTCAGGGTCTGCCGCGTCCCAAGAAGATCCCCGCACCGGTGTGGAAGGTGCTGTCGGCTCCACTCAACGCGTTCATCCGCACGGTCATCGTGGGGACTCTCCCGCAGCAGATGCGTGACGTCTGCGGCCTCGAGTGGAACGACAAGAAGGAGAAGAACTTCCAGCGTTTCGCCGCGTTCATGCGCGCCATCAACCCGTTGTTCAACAAGCTCCCGCTGAAGACCCTGTACGTTCCGTGGGCCTACGAGGCGTGGCAGAAGGTCGGTGTCGACCCGCGCCCGCTGCACAACAAGCCGGCGGCCTAG